In a single window of the Rhizobiaceae bacterium genome:
- the rsmG gene encoding 16S rRNA (guanine(527)-N(7))-methyltransferase RsmG yields MSDDQYAELREIAGNVSRETFDSLVDLDRLLHKWSARINLVAPSTVEQSWRRHILDSAQLWPHLGDATEIADLGSGGGFPGLVLGILLRSRPSGRIRLVESNRKKASFLQTASGALHIPAIVSADRIERVVAENAAPPVITARALAPLSDLFGLTEGWLAAGTRGLFHKGRDYEREVEESTDKWRFDLIRHPSRIDAESVILEVSNVARIDAG; encoded by the coding sequence GTGAGCGACGACCAATACGCGGAGCTACGAGAGATCGCCGGCAACGTTTCACGTGAAACATTCGATTCACTGGTGGATCTCGACCGGCTTCTCCACAAATGGAGTGCACGCATCAATCTTGTCGCGCCTTCTACCGTCGAACAGTCCTGGCGGCGGCATATTCTCGATTCCGCACAGCTTTGGCCGCATCTTGGCGACGCAACCGAAATTGCCGATCTGGGCTCGGGCGGTGGCTTTCCGGGTCTTGTGCTCGGTATTTTGCTGCGCTCGCGCCCGTCCGGCAGGATTAGGCTCGTTGAAAGCAATCGTAAAAAAGCGTCGTTTCTTCAAACAGCTAGCGGGGCCCTGCATATTCCGGCCATCGTGAGTGCGGATCGGATCGAACGTGTCGTCGCGGAGAATGCTGCGCCGCCAGTGATAACAGCACGCGCGCTTGCCCCGCTCAGCGATCTTTTCGGGCTGACAGAGGGTTGGCTTGCGGCCGGTACACGCGGCCTGTTCCACAAAGGCCGGGATTATGAGCGGGAAGTTGAAGAAAGCACTGACAAGTGGCGATTCGATTTGATAAGACATCCAAGTCGAATTGACGCGGAAAGTGTCATTCTCGAGGTTTCCAACGTGGCGCGCATCGATGCCGGGTGA